Proteins encoded together in one Arvicanthis niloticus isolate mArvNil1 chromosome 7, mArvNil1.pat.X, whole genome shotgun sequence window:
- the Dnaaf10 gene encoding dynein axonemal assembly factor 10: MSTFEKPQIIVHIQKGLNYTVFDCKWVPCSAKFVTMGNFARGTGVIQVYEIQRGDLKLLREIEKAKPIKCGTFGAASLQQRFLATGDFDGNLHIWNLEAPETPVYSVKGHKEIINTIDGIGGLGIGEGAPEIVTGSRDGTVKVWDPRQKGDPVANMEPAQGENKRDCWTVAFGNAYNQEERVVCAGYDNGDIKLFDLRNMSLRWETNIKNGVCSLEFDRKDISMNKLVATSLEGKFHVFDMRTQHPTKGFASVTEKAHKSTVWQVRHLPQNRELFLTTGGTGSLHLWKYEYPTRRSKKDSEGLEMGVAGSISLLQNVTVSTQPISSLDWSPDKRGLCICSSFDQMVRVLIVTKLQTI, from the exons ATGTCCACCTTCGAGAAGCCTCAGATTATTGTTCATATTCAAAAGGGCCTCAACTACACAGTGTTCGACTGCAAATGGGTGCCCTGCAGTGCCAAATTCGTGACGATGGGCAACTTCGCCCGGGGCACCGGCGTTATCCAGGTGTACGAGATTCAACGCGGGGACCTCAAGCTGCTGCGGGAG attGAAAAGGCTAAGCCTATTAAATGTGGAACATTTGGTGCCGCATCTTTGCAGCAGAGATTCTTGGCTACCGGAGATTTTGATGGAAATCTTCATATATG GAATTTGGAAGCTCCTGAGACGCCAGTGTATTCTGTAAAGGGCCACAAAGAAATCATAAATACCATAGATGGTATAGGTGGACTTGGAATTGGGGAAGGAGCCCCTGAAATTGTGACGGGCAGCCGAGATG GAACTGTAAAGGTGTGGGACCCAAGGCAAAAAGGGGATCCTGTAGCGAATATGGAACCTGCAcaaggagaaaacaagagagactGTTGGACAGTGGCATTTG GCAATGCTTATAATCAAGAAGAACGTGTTGTCTGTGCTGGCTATGACAATGGGGACATCAAGCTGTTTGATCTCAGAAACATGTCACTGCGGTGGGAGACaaacattaaaaatggg GTATGCAGCTTGGAGTTTGACAGAAAGGACATAAGTATGAATAAGTTAGTAGCTACATCTCTGGAAGGGAAGTTCCATGTCTTCGACATGAGAACACAGCATCCTACCAAAGGCTTTGCTTCTGTTACAGAAAAG GCCCATAAATCCACCGTATGGCAAGTCCGGCACCTGCCTCAAAACAGGGAGCTCTTTCTGACAACGGGAGGCACTGGGAGTCTTCACCTCTGGAAGTA tGAATACCCTACTCGTCGGTCAAAGAAAGATTCAGAGGGCTTAGAGATGGGAGTCGCAGGCTCCATCAGCCTTCTGCAGAACGTGACTGTGTCTACTCAACCCATCTCGAGTTTGGACTGGAGTCCTGACAAAAGGGGGCTCTGCATCTGTAGTTCCTTTGATCAGATGGTGCGAGTGCTGATAGTTACAAAGCTCCAGACCATTTAA
- the Pno1 gene encoding RNA-binding protein PNO1, translating to MAEMETQNIGAEDGFTPVTRRGGRRAKKRQAEQSSAAGPDGDAGRMDTEEARPEKRPVFPPLSGDQLLSGKEETRKIPVPANRYTPLKENWMKIFTPIVEHLGLQIRFNLKSRDVEIRTCKDTKDVSALTKAADFVKAFVLGFQVEDALALIRLDDLFLESFEITDVKPLKGDHLSRAIGRIAGKGGKTKFTIENVTRTRIVLADVKVHILGSFQNIKMARTAICNLILGNPPSKVYGNIRAVASRSADRF from the exons ATGGCCGAGATGGAGACGCAAAACATTGGGGCGGAGGACGGCTTTACCCCAGTCACGCGCAGAGGAGGCCGCCGGGCGAAGAAGCGACAGGCTGAGCAGTCGTCAGCGGCGGGACCGGATGGCGACGCCGGACGTATGGACACGGAGGAGGCGCGGCCGGAGAAGAGGCCGGTTTTCCCACCGCTCTCGGGCGATCAGCTCCTG AGTGGGAAAGAAGAAACGCGAAAAATTCCCGTCCCAGCTAACAGATACACACCGTTGAAAGAAAACTGGATGAAGATATTTACTCCGATTGTAGAACATTTGGGACTTCAGATACGCTTTAACCTGAAATCAAGGGATGTAGAAATTAGG ACATGTAAAGACACCAAGGATGTCAGTGCCCTGACAAAAGCCGCTGACTTTGTGAAAGCCTTTGTTCTTGGCTTTCAGGTGGAG GATGCGCTTGCCCTTATCCGGCTGGATGACCTCTTCCTAGAGTCTTTTGAAATAACTGACG tCAAACCCCTAAAAGGAGACCACCTGTCAAGGGCAATAGGAAGAATTGCTGGTAAAGGAGGAAAAACCAAATTTACCATAGAGAATGTAACACGGACACGGATTGTTTTGGCAGATGT GAAAGTTCACATACTTGGCTCTTTCCAAAACATCAAGATGGCAAGAACAGCCATTTGCAACCTCATCCTAG GAAACCCTCCATCAAAGGTGTATGGCAATATCCGAGCTGTGGCCAGCAGATCAGCAGATCGGTTCTGA